In Vigna angularis cultivar LongXiaoDou No.4 chromosome 8, ASM1680809v1, whole genome shotgun sequence, one DNA window encodes the following:
- the LOC108319055 gene encoding pyruvate kinase, cytosolic isozyme — translation MANIDIEGILKELPNDGRVPKTKIVCTLGPASRSVEMTEKLLRAGMNVARFNFSHGSHEYHQETLNNLKIAMHNTGILCAVMLDTKGPEIRTGFLKDGKPIQLKEGQEITITTDYDIKGDPEMISMSYKKLPVHLKPGNTILCSDGTITLNVLSCDPDAGTVRCRCENTATLGERKNVNLPGVVVDLPTLTEKDKEDILQWGVPNKIDMIALSFVRKGSDLVNVRKVLGPHAKNIQLMSKVENQEGVLNFDEILRETDAFMVARGDLGMEIPVEKIFLAQKMMIYKCNLVGKPVVTATQMLESMIKSPRPTRAEATDVANAVLDGTDCVMLSGESAAGAYPELAVKIMSRICIEAESSLDYGAIFKEMIKSTPLPMSPLESLASSAVRTANKAKAKLIVVLTRGGSTAKLVAKYRPAVPILSVVVPVLTTDSFDWTCSDETPARHSLIYRGLIPILGEGSAKATDAESTEVILEAALKSATERGLCKPGDAVVALHRIGAASVIKICIVK, via the exons ATGGCGAACATAGACATCGAAGGGATCTTGAAGGAGCTACCCAATGACGGGCGTGTTCCAAAGACCAAAATAGTGTGTACGTTGGGTCCTGCTTCCCGATCCGTAGAGATGACCGAGAAGCTTCTGAGGGCAGGGATGAACGTTGCTCGTTTCAACTTCTCTCATGGCAGCCACGAATATCATCAGGAAACCCTCAACAATCTCAAAATTGCTATGCACAACACTGGAATACTCTGTGCTGTCATGCTCGACACTAAG GGACCTGAGATTCGGACTGGTTTTCTGAAAGATGGAAAACCTATTCAACTTAAAGAAGGACAAGAAATCACCATAACTACTGATTATGATATTAAGGGGGACCCGGAGATGATATCGATGAGTTACAAGAAACTGCCTGTCCACTTGAAGCCTGGAAATACCATACTGTGCTCTGATGGGACAATCACTCTCAATGTCCTGTCCTGTGATCCTGATGCTGGTACTGTTAGATGTCGTTGTGAAAACACTGCCACCTTAGGTGAGAGAAAAAATGTTAATCTTCCTGGTGTTGTGGTGGATCTTCCCACACTTACTGAGAAGGATAAGGAAGATATTCTTCAATGGGGTGTACCCAACAAGATTGACATGATTGCTCTTTCGTTTGTTCGGAAAGGCTCAGATCTTGTTAATGTCCGAAAGGTTCTGGGTCCACATGCAAAGAATATTCAGTTAATGTCAAAG GTTGAGAATCAGGAGGGAGTCCTGAATTTTGATGAAATCCTTCGGGAGACTGATGCATTCATGGTGGCCCGTGGTGATCTTGGAATGGAGATCCCGGTTGAAAAGATTTTTCTGGCACAGAAAATGATGATATACAAGTGTAATCTTGTTGGGAAGCCTGTGGTCACTGCCACCCAAATGCTTGAATCAATGATCAAGTCCCCCAGGCCAACCCGAGCTGAAGCAACTGATGTAGCTAATGCAGTTCTTGATGGAACAGATTGTGTCATGCTTAGTGGTGAAAGTGCCGCCGGGGCTTACCCTGAACTTGCTGTGAAGATCATGTCTCGTATTTGTATTGAAGCAGAATCATCCCTTGACTATGGTGCTATCTTCAAAGAGATGATAAAGTCTACCCCCTTGCCTATGAGTCCACTGGAAAGCCTTGCATCATCTGCTGTCCGCACAGCTAACAAGGCCAAAGCAAAACTCATTGTTGTGCTGACACGTGGTGGGTCTACAGCCAAATTAGTTGCTAAGTATAGGCCAGCGGTTCCGATATTGTCTGTGGTGGTTCCAGTTTTGACCACAGACTCATTTGATTGGACCTGCAGTGATGAGACGCCAGCAAGGCACAGCTTAATATACAGGGGCTTGATTCCTATATTGGGCGAGGGATCTGCTAAAGCTACTGATGCAGAATCCACAGAGGTGATTCTAGAAGCTGCTCTTAAGTCTGCAACAGAAAGGGGGCTTTGTAAGCCCGGTGATGCTGTTGTTGCGCTGCATCGTATCGGAGCTGCCTCTGTTATAAAGATCTGCATTGTGAAATAA